The Streptococcus sp. oral taxon 431 nucleotide sequence TTTTGAGAAATCTTCTGCATCAGCATATAGCTTCCCTTATCTCCTGAAAGCTGATTGGAATTGATGATAGCTTGTGCATATTGGCGGTCATTGATCCAGTTGTCATTCTTTAGAGACTGAATGACTTGGGGAATGATTTTCTCATCAATTTCATGTCTGGCAAGATAATCTCTAACTTCTTTTTCAGTACGGGCCTTGAAGGATAAGTGGTAGAGAGCTAGATTTTTACTGTAGGAAAATTGCGCAAAGGATTTAATCTCAGTTAGTTCCTCAGCTGAGATTTCTTTCCCTTTTGTTAACATAAAGCGAACAATGGTATCCTCGGTAATGTAGCAGGTTTGGTCGCTATCAAGTTCGAGCAGATAGAGTCTTTTTTTCTTTTCAAGTTTTGTGATTTTCATGTTTTTCCTTTTATCCAAATGCTTCAAAGGCAGCAACGAGTCGAAGTTTGTTGCTAACAACCAGCTCTCTCCCGTAATAGTCGAGAAATAGTTCAGCATATTTGGGATCTTTTAAGTTGTAATTGAGGGACCAAATTGCCCAAAAGAGATCGATATGTCGATCACTGAAATCAGCCAAACCAAGATCAATGAAGCAAGAGAAATGGTCAGCATCTTTGAGAATAAAGTTTGGTAGACAGGCGTCCCCGTGAATGAAGGCATCTGTCTTTAAAAGGTGCCCTTGTTCTTGGATGAGTTGGAAGGCCTCTTCGCGACTGCTAATCTGGAATTGGGGTAGGAGCGCCTTGGCATAGAACTCACCTTTTTCATAGTTTTTAAAGGCTCTGTCTTTGTAGGATTTTAAATGATTTTCTGATGGAAAATTGTGTGGGTTTAAGTTGTGAAGCTTTTTAAGAGCCTCTGCCATTGTTCGGCAGATTTTTTCTGGCTGATCTAAAAAAGCGAGAGCATTACGACCAATAGCCTCTTTAGTCAGGAGGTAGTCTTTATCTGTAGATAGATAGTGGATAACTGGAGTTCCCAGTCCTTTGGTTTCAAACCACCTTGCAATGCCAGCTTCTCGCTCTATTCTTCCCTTTTGATCTATTTTTAAATAGTAACCTGAGTCAAGATAAAGGACCCTTGCGCCTGAATGAGAAGAGCTGTCAGAAAGGCTTGCCCCCTCTATATAAGTTCGTAATTGCTCAGGAAAATCCAATGAGGAAAAAGATATCTTTGTATTCATGGTTTTATTGTAACATATTCTTAA carries:
- a CDS encoding aminoglycoside 3'-phosphotransferase, with amino-acid sequence MNTKISFSSLDFPEQLRTYIEGASLSDSSSHSGARVLYLDSGYYLKIDQKGRIEREAGIARWFETKGLGTPVIHYLSTDKDYLLTKEAIGRNALAFLDQPEKICRTMAEALKKLHNLNPHNFPSENHLKSYKDRAFKNYEKGEFYAKALLPQFQISSREEAFQLIQEQGHLLKTDAFIHGDACLPNFILKDADHFSCFIDLGLADFSDRHIDLFWAIWSLNYNLKDPKYAELFLDYYGRELVVSNKLRLVAAFEAFG
- the recX gene encoding recombination regulator RecX; the encoded protein is MKITKLEKKKRLYLLELDSDQTCYITEDTIVRFMLTKGKEISAEELTEIKSFAQFSYSKNLALYHLSFKARTEKEVRDYLARHEIDEKIIPQVIQSLKNDNWINDRQYAQAIINSNQLSGDKGSYMLMQKISQKGVAKSIIQEVLQEFDMEEVAERTAEKLLKKYQGKLPARALQDKIIQNLTNKGFSYSEAKAAFDQLDNQIDEETVQELIFKELDKQYPKYSRKYEGYELKQRLTQVLARKGYDFSDIASALREYL